The [Eubacterium] siraeum genome contains a region encoding:
- a CDS encoding ABC transporter ATP-binding protein, protein MAMLEIKDLYVNYGMIAALKGISFEVNEGEVIALIGANGAGKTTTLHTITGLLHAKSGSITFNGVELTKTPAHKIVEMGIAHVPEGRRIFQNLTVLDNLKLGAFTRKDKENISKDIEMVYERFPRLAERKTQIAGTLSGGEQQMLAMGRALMSKPKIIVMDEPSMGLSPIFVSNIFDIIQTIRETGTTVLLVEQNAKKALSIADRAYVLETGKISLSGKASDLINDASVKKAYLGE, encoded by the coding sequence ATGGCAATGCTTGAGATCAAGGATCTTTATGTAAATTACGGAATGATAGCCGCCCTCAAGGGCATATCATTTGAAGTAAACGAGGGCGAGGTTATCGCACTTATCGGCGCAAACGGCGCAGGTAAGACCACCACGCTCCACACAATAACGGGACTTCTCCACGCTAAGAGCGGCTCTATTACATTCAACGGTGTTGAGCTTACCAAAACACCCGCTCACAAGATAGTTGAAATGGGCATAGCTCACGTTCCGGAGGGCAGACGTATATTCCAGAACCTCACTGTTCTTGATAACCTTAAGCTCGGCGCTTTCACACGAAAGGATAAGGAAAATATAAGCAAGGATATTGAGATGGTATATGAGCGTTTCCCTCGTCTTGCAGAAAGAAAAACTCAGATAGCAGGTACTCTTTCGGGCGGCGAACAGCAGATGCTGGCTATGGGCAGAGCTCTGATGTCGAAGCCGAAGATTATCGTAATGGACGAGCCTTCAATGGGTCTTTCGCCTATCTTTGTAAGCAATATTTTCGATATAATCCAGACTATAAGAGAAACAGGAACCACTGTTCTGCTGGTTGAACAGAATGCGAAAAAAGCGCTTTCGATCGCTGACAGGGCTTATGTTCTTGAAACAGGTAAGATTTCACTTTCGGGCAAGGCGTCCGATCTTATCAATGACGCTTCGGTAAAGAAGGCTTATCTCGGAGAATAA
- a CDS encoding cytidylate kinase-like family protein produces MGRIITIARGMGSGGKTIGKMLAKELDIPYYDKEIIRMASDESGINEKLFGRVDEKIKNTIFNREEIYDGELLEPDHKDFTSDRNLFNYTAKIITDIADSGKSAVIVGRCADFVLKGRKDVVKLFIYSDTETAIKNVYDRYGLDGKDAMRLIEKKDKERSEYYRHYTGRDWTDARNYNLCLDTSSMSYDKCVEIVKAYMAVLDK; encoded by the coding sequence ATGGGACGTATTATTACAATCGCAAGAGGAATGGGAAGCGGCGGCAAGACTATAGGAAAAATGCTTGCCAAGGAGCTTGACATTCCGTACTATGATAAAGAGATAATCAGAATGGCAAGTGATGAAAGCGGCATCAACGAGAAGCTTTTCGGCAGAGTTGACGAGAAGATAAAGAATACTATCTTCAACCGTGAGGAAATCTATGACGGCGAGCTTTTAGAGCCTGACCATAAGGATTTCACCTCCGACCGCAACCTGTTCAACTACACCGCAAAGATAATAACCGATATTGCCGACAGCGGAAAATCTGCAGTGATAGTAGGCAGATGTGCGGACTTTGTGTTAAAGGGTCGCAAGGATGTTGTAAAGCTGTTCATCTATTCCGATACCGAAACCGCTATCAAGAATGTATACGACAGATACGGACTTGACGGCAAGGACGCTATGAGGCTTATTGAAAAAAAAGACAAGGAACGCAGCGAGTATTACCGCCACTACACAGGCCGTGACTGGACGGACGCAAGAAATTATAACCTCTGCCTTGATACAAGCAGTATGAGCTATGATAAGTGCGTTGAGATCGTCAAGGCTTATATGGCAGTGCTTGACAAGTAA
- a CDS encoding HD domain-containing protein: MSNITYEYIRRNKDIRTYISSADDALSSIGYTEHSLAHVERAADTAYMILSTLGYPERDCELAQIAAYMHDIGNVVNRNDHAHSGAIMAFRLLDKLGMPASEIALIISAIGNHDESTASPVNAVAAALIIADKSDVRRSRVRPAEQEKQSHGEALSDIHDRVNYAVEKSEVYFSKDNKNLILDLTIDLSISSVMEYFEIFLTRMALCRKAAEALGVKFSVVINKNRIL, from the coding sequence ATGAGCAATATTACATACGAATATATAAGGCGCAACAAGGACATAAGGACATATATAAGCAGTGCGGACGATGCACTGAGCAGTATCGGATATACCGAACATTCGCTCGCCCACGTTGAGCGTGCGGCAGACACGGCATATATGATACTAAGCACTCTCGGCTACCCCGAAAGAGATTGTGAGCTGGCACAGATAGCGGCGTATATGCACGATATAGGCAATGTTGTAAACCGCAACGACCACGCACACAGCGGTGCGATAATGGCATTCAGACTGCTTGACAAGCTCGGAATGCCTGCAAGTGAAATCGCACTTATAATCTCCGCTATCGGAAATCACGATGAAAGCACGGCAAGCCCCGTCAATGCGGTAGCGGCGGCGCTTATAATAGCTGACAAGTCCGATGTAAGACGTTCAAGAGTACGTCCTGCCGAGCAGGAAAAGCAAAGTCACGGTGAAGCGTTATCCGATATTCACGACAGAGTAAATTATGCCGTTGAAAAGTCTGAAGTATATTTTTCAAAAGACAATAAAAATCTTATTCTTGACCTTACTATCGACCTTTCGATAAGCTCAGTGATGGAATATTTCGAGATTTTTCTGACACGAATGGCTCTGTGCCGAAAAGCCGCAGAAGCGCTTGGTGTCAAATTCAGCGTAGTGATAAACAAAAACAGAATTCTTTAA
- a CDS encoding DNA mismatch repair protein MutS: protein MAYDNSNVKPPIIDLLYPCEEQRRACLKRKAQIEQLPTEFEKDLMLAQLSEQLTPHNQYKMTAILGELCDDISVAEYRLDIIDDLLADSALTATLRKVVDKMLVNDRTNIYKLTTPDSFTVLDTALTAFESYCECMEILHKLYEEKSSGIRSAGLKKLFDFFEGHYNSKHYKKLKAESEELRSAMTGKIRSATIGINFDENLVPISMGLVGFSDKMYEDSGTVIDRILSFGSKNNDHKVMRDLHERFDDPQSAKREEIVNNLDRALFAELDKVTKKYVNSIDDILNEYRAIGFEDMYAIEYQLDFYSGAVMMIENVRSKGLEMCRPTLLPKSQRKADIKGLFDPIYFKEANVWNLSNKPQKQVVTNDITFDENAGFYLLTGANNGGKTTFVRAVGICQVMAQAGLYVPASSCEISLVDCVYTHFPKEEQVGIDASRFTTEVKEFKAISDCITNHSLLLMNESIQSTTPQECTDIAAQLMRIFCIIGVRGIFATHLTPLAKAALELNSDPQLNTRAESITVTVDEATGERRYKIKKGLPGANSYASTIFEKYGLDIKALEKKAEKMNH, encoded by the coding sequence ATGGCATACGATAATTCAAATGTAAAACCACCTATAATCGATCTGCTTTATCCGTGCGAGGAACAGCGCAGAGCCTGCCTCAAGCGAAAGGCGCAGATAGAACAGCTGCCGACCGAATTTGAGAAAGATTTAATGTTAGCGCAGCTGTCGGAACAGCTGACACCGCACAATCAGTATAAGATGACAGCGATACTCGGTGAGCTGTGCGACGATATTTCGGTAGCTGAATACAGGCTCGATATAATAGACGATCTGCTTGCGGATTCCGCACTTACAGCCACCTTGCGTAAGGTCGTTGACAAGATGCTCGTAAACGACAGGACAAATATATATAAGCTGACAACACCCGACAGCTTTACTGTGCTTGACACTGCCCTTACCGCCTTTGAATCATATTGCGAATGTATGGAGATACTGCATAAGCTGTATGAAGAAAAATCATCGGGTATCAGATCCGCCGGTCTTAAAAAGCTGTTTGATTTCTTTGAGGGGCATTACAACAGCAAGCATTATAAGAAGCTGAAGGCCGAGTCGGAGGAACTGCGAAGTGCTATGACCGGCAAGATCCGCAGTGCGACTATCGGCATAAACTTTGATGAAAACCTCGTTCCGATCTCAATGGGTCTTGTCGGCTTTTCCGATAAGATGTACGAGGACAGCGGAACTGTGATAGACAGAATTTTAAGCTTCGGCTCAAAAAACAACGATCATAAAGTTATGCGTGACCTGCACGAGCGTTTTGACGATCCGCAATCGGCAAAGCGTGAGGAGATAGTGAACAATCTTGACAGGGCATTGTTTGCCGAGCTTGATAAGGTAACAAAGAAATACGTTAATTCGATTGACGATATACTTAATGAATACCGTGCGATAGGCTTTGAGGATATGTACGCCATAGAGTATCAGCTTGACTTTTACAGCGGTGCGGTCATGATGATTGAAAATGTACGCTCAAAGGGTCTTGAAATGTGCCGTCCGACGCTTCTCCCCAAAAGCCAGAGAAAAGCGGATATAAAAGGTCTTTTCGACCCGATATATTTCAAGGAGGCTAACGTCTGGAATTTATCCAACAAGCCGCAAAAGCAGGTCGTAACAAACGATATAACATTTGACGAAAACGCAGGCTTCTATCTGCTTACAGGAGCGAACAACGGTGGTAAGACCACATTTGTCCGTGCGGTCGGAATATGTCAGGTAATGGCTCAGGCAGGACTATATGTTCCTGCAAGCAGCTGTGAAATATCGCTTGTAGACTGTGTATACACACATTTCCCCAAGGAAGAACAGGTAGGTATAGACGCAAGCCGTTTCACTACCGAGGTAAAGGAATTCAAGGCGATAAGCGACTGTATAACAAATCACAGCCTGCTTTTAATGAACGAATCCATACAAAGCACCACTCCGCAGGAATGTACCGACATAGCCGCTCAGCTTATGCGTATTTTCTGCATTATCGGTGTAAGAGGCATATTTGCGACCCACCTCACTCCGCTTGCAAAGGCGGCGCTTGAGCTTAATTCCGACCCTCAGCTTAACACAAGAGCCGAAAGCATAACGGTAACCGTTGACGAAGCCACAGGCGAACGCAGATATAAAATCAAGAAAGGTCTGCCGGGAGCAAACAGCTACGCTTCCACGATATTTGAAAAATACGGGCTTGATATAAAAGCACTTGAAAAGAAAGCCGAAAAAATGAATCATTGA
- a CDS encoding SDR family oxidoreductase, protein MDRLKGKVAVITGANSGVGEATALAFAKEGATVVISARRIEPLNAVADKIKAEGGTVLAVPTDISDKAACENLMDKAVEAFGKIDILVNNAGVLESGLKPIDRFNDDDLDRIINTNEKGTMYCMRAALKYMKEWASIVNVASVAGVMGCGGAAYVASKAAIVGITKHTAMRYADKHIRCNAVCPGNILTPMTANASNDLDVDMITAMSKHNDLRVGSCTAEQVAGIILFMASDEAKPINGQILVSDFGSTL, encoded by the coding sequence ATGGATCGTTTAAAAGGAAAAGTAGCTGTAATCACAGGTGCAAACTCCGGTGTCGGCGAGGCAACAGCACTTGCATTTGCAAAAGAGGGTGCAACGGTAGTTATATCTGCACGTCGTATTGAACCTCTTAATGCGGTTGCCGACAAGATAAAGGCTGAGGGCGGCACAGTTCTTGCAGTTCCCACTGACATTTCCGACAAGGCGGCTTGTGAAAACCTTATGGATAAGGCTGTAGAAGCGTTCGGCAAGATTGATATTCTTGTAAATAACGCAGGTGTTCTTGAGAGCGGACTGAAGCCTATCGACCGTTTCAATGACGATGATCTTGACAGAATCATAAATACAAATGAAAAGGGCACTATGTATTGTATGCGTGCCGCTCTGAAGTACATGAAGGAATGGGCATCTATCGTAAACGTTGCATCGGTTGCGGGTGTAATGGGCTGCGGCGGTGCGGCTTATGTTGCGTCAAAGGCGGCTATTGTCGGCATCACAAAGCACACAGCAATGCGCTATGCGGACAAACATATCCGTTGCAATGCTGTTTGCCCGGGAAATATTCTCACACCTATGACAGCAAACGCTTCAAATGACCTTGACGTTGATATGATCACCGCAATGTCAAAGCACAATGATTTAAGAGTTGGTTCATGCACGGCAGAGCAGGTTGCAGGCATTATCCTGTTTATGGCTTCTGACGAGGCAAAGCCTATCAACGGTCAGATACTGGTAAGCGACTTCGGATCTACACTTTAA
- a CDS encoding Smr/MutS family protein has translation MRIITVDLHQMTKEEARNKLVMTIRNAPQGSVELRVTHGCNNGNVLQQMVRREFKSPRIDYIQPVLANDGQTLIFLK, from the coding sequence ATGCGGATAATAACAGTTGACCTGCACCAAATGACAAAGGAAGAGGCTCGAAACAAGCTGGTCATGACAATAAGAAATGCGCCACAGGGCAGTGTGGAGCTTCGTGTGACGCACGGGTGCAATAACGGAAATGTACTTCAGCAGATGGTGCGCAGGGAGTTTAAATCGCCGAGAATAGACTATATACAGCCTGTGCTTGCTAATGACGGACAGACGCTTATTTTTCTGAAATAA
- a CDS encoding glycoside hydrolase family 5 protein, producing MFSLKKAAAGVLSCTMLLGSLVISGCSDSNTSGTQSADNTSNGSSTAHQGEIRDISSVELVKDMKIGWSLGNTLDAGNESNRGQDPGSIEKSWGNPDTTKEMIDEIKKAGFNVLRVPTTWDWSTGEAPEYKISDEWFARVKEIVDYGMENDMYVILNIHHETWHYPTEDNYEAASDRLKKVWTQIGNYFKDYDEHLIFEGLNEPRVIGTSEEWNGGSDATREVVNKLDADFVSTIRSLDGNNKLRHLMIPGYAASSSEVALKALKIPENDDKLIVSVHAYIPYNFALSDNKRSNKWVACKEGFTNDIDNLANMLKTLFTDKGQAVIIGEFGARSKDNDKYRAEWAKYYVTKMKTVGVPCVWWDNGAFLGSGELFGLFDRRNLEWRYPLVKDALISASNGEYTVDGLKSDTAILDELKKDIAQSKNSSAE from the coding sequence ATGTTTTCATTAAAAAAGGCGGCAGCAGGAGTATTATCGTGTACAATGCTGCTTGGTTCACTTGTAATAAGCGGATGCAGTGACAGCAATACATCAGGAACGCAATCCGCAGACAATACGAGCAACGGCTCGTCAACGGCTCATCAGGGAGAAATCAGGGATATAAGCTCGGTTGAGCTTGTTAAGGATATGAAGATCGGCTGGAGCCTTGGCAACACGCTTGACGCAGGAAACGAAAGCAACAGGGGACAGGATCCGGGATCAATTGAAAAATCGTGGGGCAACCCCGATACTACAAAGGAAATGATCGACGAGATCAAGAAAGCAGGCTTCAATGTTTTGCGTGTTCCCACAACGTGGGACTGGAGCACAGGCGAAGCTCCGGAGTATAAGATAAGCGACGAATGGTTTGCCCGTGTAAAAGAGATAGTTGATTACGGTATGGAAAACGATATGTATGTTATCCTCAACATACATCACGAAACATGGCACTATCCTACCGAGGACAATTACGAGGCGGCAAGCGACAGGCTTAAAAAGGTATGGACGCAAATCGGCAATTACTTCAAGGATTATGACGAGCATCTTATATTTGAGGGACTTAACGAACCCAGAGTAATCGGTACAAGCGAGGAATGGAACGGCGGCAGTGATGCGACAAGAGAGGTCGTAAACAAGCTGGATGCTGATTTTGTATCTACAATAAGAAGCCTTGACGGTAACAACAAGCTCCGTCATCTTATGATACCCGGATATGCGGCATCTTCATCCGAAGTTGCGCTTAAGGCACTTAAAATCCCCGAAAACGACGATAAACTGATTGTTTCGGTACACGCATATATCCCGTACAACTTTGCACTCTCGGACAATAAGAGGTCGAACAAGTGGGTAGCCTGCAAGGAAGGATTTACAAACGATATTGATAATCTTGCCAATATGCTGAAAACTCTGTTTACAGACAAAGGTCAGGCTGTCATTATAGGCGAGTTCGGTGCCAGAAGCAAGGATAATGACAAATATCGTGCAGAATGGGCTAAGTATTATGTTACAAAGATGAAAACGGTAGGTGTTCCGTGTGTATGGTGGGACAACGGTGCGTTTTTAGGAAGCGGTGAGCTGTTCGGGCTGTTCGACAGACGCAATCTTGAATGGAGATACCCGCTTGTAAAGGACGCTCTTATTTCCGCATCAAACGGTGAATATACGGTAGACGGTCTTAAATCCGATACAGCTATCCTTGATGAACTGAAAAAGGACATTGCTCAGTCAAAAAACAGCAGTGCCGAATAA
- the hisE gene encoding phosphoribosyl-ATP diphosphatase: MKMTVYEEIFEVIKARKAQYDAGNAPEKSYTCYLFDKGVDKICKKVGEEAAETIIAAKNADNDELKNEINDLLYHVMVLCADRGLEWSEVEEVLSERNEKIGNLKQFHTTDKLS; encoded by the coding sequence ATGAAAATGACAGTTTATGAAGAAATTTTTGAAGTAATTAAGGCAAGAAAGGCACAGTATGACGCAGGAAATGCACCTGAAAAGTCATACACCTGCTATCTTTTTGACAAGGGCGTAGACAAGATATGCAAGAAGGTAGGTGAGGAAGCCGCAGAAACAATCATCGCCGCAAAGAACGCAGACAATGACGAGCTTAAAAACGAAATAAACGATCTTTTATATCACGTTATGGTGCTTTGCGCTGACAGAGGGCTTGAATGGTCTGAGGTCGAAGAAGTACTCAGCGAGCGCAACGAAAAGATAGGCAATTTAAAGCAGTTCCATACAACTGACAAGTTATCATAA
- the hisI gene encoding phosphoribosyl-AMP cyclohydrolase — MDLDKYFKKAELIPAIVTDIDTGAVLMLAYMNKESLKLTLETGYTWFWSRSRKELWNKGATSGNLQKVIDIHADCDDDTLLVRVKPAGPACHTGSYTCFFKEIYKNDEV, encoded by the coding sequence ATGGATCTTGATAAATATTTCAAGAAGGCCGAGCTTATACCTGCAATTGTCACCGACATTGATACGGGGGCAGTGCTTATGCTCGCATATATGAACAAGGAGAGCCTTAAGCTGACGCTTGAAACCGGCTATACATGGTTCTGGAGCCGTTCAAGAAAAGAACTCTGGAACAAGGGCGCTACATCGGGCAATTTGCAGAAGGTAATCGATATTCACGCAGATTGCGACGATGATACACTGCTTGTGAGAGTAAAACCTGCAGGTCCTGCCTGCCACACAGGAAGCTACACCTGCTTCTTTAAAGAAATATACAAAAATGATGAGGTATGA
- the hisF gene encoding imidazole glycerol phosphate synthase subunit HisF produces MLAKRIIPCLDVRDGKVVKGINFVGIKEVGDPVECAEEYNAQGADEICFLDITATHEGRGTMVDVVRRTAQRVFVPLTVGGGISSVDDFRELLRSGADKVSVNSAAVRNPQLIHDAAEIFGSQCVVVAIDAKKKGDSWTVVVNGGRIDMNIDAIEWAKKAEELGAGEILLTSMDTDGMKTGFDIELLNAVCDVVKIPVIASGGCGTLEHFSEVFQKTKASAALAASLFHYKELTVSQVKEHLEENNIPVRRVD; encoded by the coding sequence ATGCTCGCAAAAAGAATTATACCCTGCCTTGACGTTCGTGACGGCAAGGTGGTAAAGGGAATCAACTTTGTAGGAATAAAGGAAGTCGGCGACCCTGTTGAATGTGCCGAGGAGTACAACGCTCAGGGTGCAGATGAGATATGCTTTCTTGACATAACCGCAACGCATGAGGGCAGAGGCACTATGGTTGACGTGGTGCGCCGCACGGCACAGCGTGTATTCGTTCCGCTGACGGTCGGCGGAGGAATTTCAAGCGTTGACGATTTCAGAGAGTTGCTCAGAAGCGGTGCGGACAAGGTGTCGGTGAACTCTGCGGCTGTAAGAAATCCTCAGCTTATCCACGATGCCGCCGAGATATTCGGCAGTCAGTGCGTGGTAGTGGCAATTGACGCTAAGAAAAAGGGCGACAGCTGGACGGTAGTTGTAAACGGCGGCAGGATAGATATGAACATAGACGCTATCGAGTGGGCAAAGAAAGCCGAAGAGCTCGGTGCAGGCGAAATACTGCTCACGTCTATGGATACAGACGGTATGAAAACAGGCTTTGATATAGAACTTCTGAATGCTGTATGCGATGTGGTAAAGATACCTGTTATCGCAAGCGGCGGCTGCGGTACGCTTGAGCATTTCTCGGAGGTGTTCCAAAAGACAAAAGCATCTGCGGCACTGGCGGCATCGCTGTTCCATTATAAAGAACTTACGGTATCGCAGGTAAAGGAGCATCTTGAAGAAAACAATATACCTGTCCGCCGTGTAGATTAA
- the hisA gene encoding 1-(5-phosphoribosyl)-5-[(5-phosphoribosylamino)methylideneamino]imidazole-4-carboxamide isomerase — MIILPAIDIKDGNCVRLVKGDYGTAHKVAESYMDTAKSFEQAGSQWIHMVDLDGAKDASTANKEIFLDVAKNTRLKVEVGGGIRNLDTVEMYLSGGVSRVIIGSAAVKNPQLVKDAVKEYGDRIAVGIDAKNGYVATEGWLETSDVYFTELAKRMSDEGVKYIIFTDISKDGTLSGVNAVQLDEINKACSANIIASGGVHTIDDIITCRKLGLYGTICGKSLYQGTLDLKQALYEAANE; from the coding sequence ATGATAATTCTACCTGCAATTGATATAAAGGACGGCAATTGTGTGCGTCTTGTAAAAGGCGATTACGGCACAGCACACAAGGTAGCGGAAAGCTATATGGATACTGCAAAGAGCTTTGAACAGGCAGGCTCACAGTGGATACACATGGTTGACCTTGACGGAGCAAAGGATGCAAGCACCGCAAATAAGGAGATATTCCTTGATGTAGCGAAAAATACAAGGCTTAAAGTAGAGGTCGGCGGAGGGATAAGAAACCTTGATACCGTTGAAATGTACCTTTCGGGCGGTGTGTCAAGAGTTATAATCGGCTCTGCGGCTGTCAAGAATCCTCAGCTTGTAAAGGACGCTGTAAAGGAATACGGCGACAGGATAGCGGTAGGAATAGACGCTAAGAACGGTTATGTTGCGACTGAGGGCTGGCTTGAAACCTCGGACGTTTACTTCACCGAACTTGCAAAGCGTATGTCGGACGAGGGCGTAAAGTACATTATCTTTACAGATATTTCAAAGGACGGAACGCTTTCCGGCGTGAATGCCGTTCAGCTTGACGAGATAAATAAGGCTTGCAGTGCGAATATCATAGCAAGCGGCGGCGTGCATACGATAGATGACATTATCACCTGCAGAAAGCTCGGACTTTACGGTACGATATGCGGAAAGTCGCTGTATCAGGGAACGCTTGATTTAAAGCAGGCACTTTATGAGGCGGCAAATGAATAA
- the hisH gene encoding imidazole glycerol phosphate synthase subunit HisH: MITIIDYGAGNLFSVQNALNFLGVENNISSKVEDIISADKLILPGVGAFPDAMKMLDEAGLTEVIKEQAKKKPLMGICLGMQMLFDKSYEFGETEGLGLIPGTVELMHPANDLVIPHIGWNSLEKNEPCKLLESVNDGDYVYFVHSYAAVTDSKNVAAYCDYGMKVPALVMSGNVYGCQFHPEKSGKTGLGILKTFASL, translated from the coding sequence ATGATAACGATAATCGACTATGGCGCAGGAAATCTGTTCAGCGTGCAGAACGCACTGAATTTTCTCGGTGTGGAAAATAATATATCAAGTAAGGTCGAGGATATTATTTCGGCGGATAAGCTGATACTGCCCGGTGTGGGAGCGTTCCCCGACGCTATGAAGATGCTTGACGAGGCGGGTCTTACCGAAGTTATAAAAGAGCAGGCGAAGAAAAAGCCGCTTATGGGTATCTGCCTTGGAATGCAGATGCTGTTTGACAAGAGCTATGAGTTCGGTGAAACCGAGGGGCTTGGGCTTATACCGGGTACGGTGGAGCTTATGCACCCTGCAAACGACCTTGTAATACCGCACATCGGCTGGAACTCGCTTGAAAAGAACGAGCCGTGCAAGCTGCTCGAAAGCGTAAACGACGGCGATTATGTATATTTTGTACACTCTTATGCGGCTGTGACCGACAGCAAGAATGTTGCGGCGTACTGCGACTACGGTATGAAAGTGCCTGCGCTTGTTATGAGCGGCAATGTATATGGCTGTCAGTTCCACCCGGAAAAGAGCGGTAAGACGGGACTGGGAATACTTAAAACTTTTGCGTCGCTTTAA
- the hisB gene encoding imidazoleglycerol-phosphate dehydratase HisB encodes MSVIERKTKETDIKAELNVYGSSKAEIDSGIGFFDHMLTALTVHGGFDLKLKCDGDLYVDGHHTVEDCGIVLGKALAEALGDKSGIVRFGSAYVPMDEALSFCAVDISGRPYLVFDAEFTDDRTGTFDNCLTEEFFRAFAFNAGITLHVKNVYGRNDHHKIESMFKAVAYALKTAVRKNSDGSVVSTKGTL; translated from the coding sequence ATGAGCGTTATCGAAAGAAAGACAAAGGAAACCGATATAAAGGCGGAGCTTAACGTTTACGGCAGTTCAAAAGCCGAGATAGACAGCGGTATAGGCTTTTTCGACCATATGCTGACGGCACTTACCGTTCACGGCGGATTTGATTTAAAACTCAAGTGTGACGGAGATTTATACGTTGACGGACACCACACGGTAGAGGACTGCGGAATAGTGCTTGGCAAGGCACTGGCTGAGGCACTCGGCGACAAGAGCGGTATCGTGCGTTTCGGAAGCGCATATGTTCCTATGGACGAGGCACTTTCATTCTGTGCGGTCGATATAAGCGGCAGACCCTATCTGGTGTTTGATGCAGAATTTACCGATGACAGAACGGGTACGTTCGATAACTGCCTTACGGAAGAATTTTTCCGTGCGTTTGCTTTCAATGCGGGAATTACGCTTCACGTTAAAAATGTTTACGGCAGGAACGACCACCACAAGATAGAGTCGATGTTCAAGGCGGTGGCTTATGCACTTAAAACAGCCGTAAGGAAAAATTCGGACGGCTCTGTAGTTTCCACGAAAGGAACATTATAA
- the hisC gene encoding histidinol-phosphate transaminase, whose amino-acid sequence MNYTTWEQRVRKVEPYTPGEQPKTDKVIKLNTNENPFSPSPMVEKVIKEYNEDALRLYPDTRAGLLVDALAKRYGVDSDQVFVGVGSDDVISQTFLTFFNSDKEILFPDITYSFYDVWAELYRIPYRTVPLKDDFTINPDDYKCDNGGIIIPNPNAPTGVLESLDTIEEILKANPTSVVVIDEAYIDFGGTSCLPLIDKYENLLVVQTFSKSRSMAGMRIGFAIGSKKLIKYLSDVKFSVNSYTMNPLSIIGGAAAVEDEEYFQKTTQEIINTREYSKKRLTELGFTFPDSMSNFIFASHKKVPAKEIFTKLKEQGIYVRYWDKPRINNHLRITIGTKENMDKVFEKLAEIVG is encoded by the coding sequence ATGAACTATACAACATGGGAACAGCGTGTCCGCAAGGTTGAGCCGTATACACCCGGCGAACAGCCTAAGACGGACAAAGTAATAAAGCTGAACACTAACGAAAACCCTTTTTCGCCGTCGCCTATGGTGGAAAAGGTAATTAAGGAATATAACGAGGACGCACTGAGATTATACCCCGATACAAGAGCGGGACTGCTCGTTGACGCACTGGCTAAGCGTTACGGCGTTGACAGCGATCAGGTGTTTGTGGGGGTAGGCTCTGACGATGTAATATCGCAGACGTTCCTTACCTTCTTCAATTCCGACAAGGAAATTCTTTTCCCCGATATTACATATTCATTCTATGACGTATGGGCTGAACTTTACAGAATACCGTACCGTACAGTGCCTTTAAAGGACGATTTTACAATCAATCCCGATGACTACAAGTGTGACAACGGCGGTATAATTATCCCCAACCCCAACGCACCGACAGGCGTACTTGAAAGCCTTGATACGATAGAGGAGATACTGAAAGCAAATCCCACATCGGTAGTGGTAATAGACGAGGCGTATATAGACTTCGGCGGAACAAGCTGTCTGCCGCTTATAGACAAGTACGAAAATCTGCTTGTAGTACAGACATTCTCAAAGTCACGCTCTATGGCGGGTATGAGAATAGGCTTTGCCATCGGCAGTAAGAAGCTGATAAAGTATCTCAGCGATGTCAAGTTCTCGGTAAACAGCTACACGATGAATCCGCTGTCTATTATAGGCGGTGCGGCGGCTGTAGAGGACGAGGAGTATTTCCAAAAGACAACGCAGGAAATTATAAATACGAGAGAATACAGCAAGAAAAGGCTTACGGAGCTTGGCTTTACATTCCCGGATTCAATGAGTAACTTTATCTTTGCTTCTCATAAGAAGGTACCTGCAAAGGAAATCTTCACAAAGCTCAAAGAGCAGGGAATATATGTACGCTACTGGGATAAGCCCAGAATCAACAATCACCTCAGAATAACTATCGGCACTAAGGAAAATATGGACAAGGTGTTTGAAAAGCTTGCCGAAATAGTCGGCTGA